In one window of Kitasatospora sp. MMS16-BH015 DNA:
- a CDS encoding CU044_2847 family protein, which yields MPEYPEYAEFVTARGAVVRVEGAAPGAAEYEGMQPVGRGAAGAAAGVARAAESFEQALDGARAAAESALAVFRGGVLAPDEVEIEFGVKLSAEAGALIARTAADAHLTVRLTWAPARESPHLDRP from the coding sequence ATGCCGGAGTACCCGGAGTACGCCGAATTCGTGACCGCCCGGGGTGCGGTGGTCCGGGTGGAGGGGGCCGCGCCCGGGGCGGCGGAGTACGAGGGCATGCAGCCGGTGGGCCGGGGAGCGGCGGGCGCGGCGGCCGGGGTGGCCCGGGCGGCGGAGAGCTTCGAGCAGGCGCTGGACGGTGCCCGGGCCGCCGCCGAATCGGCGCTGGCCGTCTTCCGGGGCGGGGTGCTCGCGCCGGACGAGGTGGAGATCGAGTTCGGCGTCAAACTCTCCGCCGAGGCGGGCGCGTTGATCGCCCGCACCGCCGCCGACGCGCACCTGACGGTGAGACTCACCTGGGCACCGGCACGGGAGAGCCCCCACCTCGACCGCCCCTGA